DNA sequence from the Colletotrichum higginsianum IMI 349063 chromosome 10, whole genome shotgun sequence genome:
cctagtatagtaatatagagtagtgtcttatttatagtaaacgcctaacctacctccaccttaactattacagtaacttacatcttttcccttttaCTACATAGACGttagtaattactattataaggAATTTACCTTTACCTTCTtttatagtaataaataaaataatcttCTTAACTAGAGTATAGAAATAGCTACATAGAGTAGCAGTAAGTTGTAGGTTAGCTATACTCTTTAGTATAGTAGAGTACTTTACTACAAAATGTGTTGAATAGATAATTAATCTCGTCTTAGATAGGTCTACATAAGGCTCCTATTAGTCTATCCTTTTAGAACAATTAAAGACTAAAGAGGACTCTATAGTAAGATGTAcattattaaaataaaacattgtactactatttctctataattacttcCTTCTATAGTGCTGTAAATTATCTAATTGTAGACTATAATAgagactactacttctttagctactactacAACTACTAGGAATAGATGAGGCTGAATCTAAGCCCTTTTGCAagtaaccctaaccctatcctcctccttctccttttcctcctcctcctcttgcctctctatcttcttctttagtatacttatcTGCGCATCTGCTTACTACACCTGCTGTAACCCTAACTGGTACACATCTACTTACCTCCAGCcccctaacctacctccctatgttgcgaattcccttccctacTGGCTTGCTTACGCTGCGCCTTCTCTAGACAGGCTGCATACGTGGAGGTgtgcatctctctctctatctccaGGCAAGAACCTCTGTTTTGCTGCAGTATGCGGTGCACCTTACCGCCCTGCTGGGTGCGGTTGGCAGCGCTCGCTCCTGGCTTacgctccatcctccaattGGCATAGGGTTACTATTTTGGCAGTTTTGGCGTGGGGTAAATGCGCCGACCCCAGGGTTGCCGTGCATGTGGGGCGCGTTATCCTTATTTATCCTTTGTTTTTTCACGCCGTAATCTGCGAGAATCAGCCTGCGACAATGCACGGACCATGCCCGCCCGTTTTTGCCCGCAACCCTCGACCCTAACCCTGGTATTctgccagaacgccgcccgcaatgACGGCTAGGGttactatatatatagaGTGCATTATTCTTATTTATTCTTTATTTTTTTATACTGTAATTTGTAAGAATTAGCCTGCAATAATATACAAACTATACTCTCCTATTTTTGCCTACAATTCTTAACTCTAATTCTAGTATTCTACTAGAATACTACTTGCAATAATAACTAGGGttactatatatatagaGTGCATTATTCTTATTTATTCTTTATTTTTTTATACTGTAATTTGTAAGAATTAGCCTGCAATAATATACAAACTATACTCTCCTATTTTTGCCTACAATTCTTAACTCTAATTCTAGTATTCTACTAGAATACTACTTGCAATAATAACTAGGCTAATAGGCTTAACCTTATTAAGTACTAGATTATATAATTATTTGTAGAGCCTTAAGAAGCTAGTTAAGAAGCTTAGTAAGTAGTTAGTATAGGTTTAAGCTAGTAGTACTAGGCTCTTAACTAGTAGAaataactatatatattctataaATAAGGATAACTAAGAGATACTACTAGCTACTAGTACTACTATAGGCATCCAACTTAAGTTTAGAATACTAGTTCTTTAAGATAGAAGTTAAAGCTaatatattagtagtagCTTCTAGTCCTATATTAACTATAAGGTTAGTAAGTCTCCTTGCTTATTTTAATAATAGCTAATACCCCTATAGCTTAATGCACTAGGCTAGGATACTTTAGGCCTACTAGATATTAAGTCGGACAAATTagataataataaatacttgCCTGCAGACGAGACGATATTAACTTGCGAGTCTTATAGAGAGCCCTCGGAATGTAATGGATTCTTATTTGGATACAACTCTGCCCCCTATGCGCCTAATCTTTGCGTGTTCCGGCTGCTGCTATCTCAGATTCTGTTTCTTGTTTCTACATTCGCGGAAAACGTTAATTTTTGCTTACAGATTGTGCACTTGCCGACCCTCTACAATATTATAGGTCGCATGCGCGCGACGAATACACTAGGTGTGACCGCTGCTGAAGAAGCCTTGATGTTCTCGGTGTATTATGCGGCGATTACCTCTATGGATGAGAAAGAAGTATGTTAACTTTGTGGTTCGCCTTCAACCCTACGCACAAACACAAACTCACAGTTGCAATCGTTAAGATAGTGGCAAGCTTTGAGACCACTAAGGCAGAGTTGGGTTACAAGTTCCGCCTTGGGTTGGAGAGCGCGTTAGCAGAGGCCGACTTCGTCCGTCTCCCCGACGTAACCCTGGTTCAAGCCTTTGTCATCTTCCTCTGTCTCGCCCGTCGCCACGACAGCCCGAGGTATGTCTGGATGATGACGGGCCTCGCCATCCGGATGGGGCACGCCATCGGGCTGCACCGAGATGGCTCTCATTTCGACCATCTGTCTCCCTACGAGGTGGAAATTCGACGGAGGGTCTGGTGGTCGCTCTGCCTAGTGGACATACGGGCGTCCGAGGACCAAGGAACGGAGTTCACCATTGGCGACGGCTCGTTTGACACCAAGATGCCCCTCAACGTCAACGATGAGGATCTTCGCCCAGGTAAGACGGACGCAATAGTGGAGCGTCAATACGACACTGATATGTCTTTCGCCTTGGGGTCGTTCCGGACATGCCGCGTAACGAGACAGATCATGGCCGCGAAAATTGCCGACGGCGGACCAGACGTGGAAAAGCAGAACCAGCTGCTGGACGCCTTTCGGGACGACATTGAGAAATGGGGTTTCAGTCACCACGTCAGGGATTTCCAGACCATGTCGTACTGGGTCGGCATCACTGTGACGCACCTCGTCATATCCAAGCTGGCACTGTTCATCCACCTCCCGGTgctcttctcctcgccgagcgAACTCTTCTCCGACGAGAACCGGAACAAATTGCTTGTGGCCGCGATCGAGGTTGCAGAGTTCAACCACGCCCTCAACGCCGAGGCTGCAAGTCGCCAGTGGCGCTGGATCATTGAGACCTACACCCACTGGCATGCCATCGTCTATCTATTGATCGAGACGTCCCGCCGCCCATGGTCGCCGGTCATCGAGCGGGCCTGGGTCGCCCTGCACAGCAAGTGGCTGATTCCAGCGCAATTCAAAACGGATAATTGCCTGCACGTTTGGATCCCTCTTCGCAAACTCATGACCCGGGCTTGTAAGCACCGAGAGTCAGAGCTGCAGCGGCTACGGGGAGACAAAGCCGCTATCGAACAGTTGCGGGGACAGGACAAACACTTTCCTATCCCTACCAGCCCTGGGCCGTTTAAGGAAGGCAGCAGTGAGGCGCTTTTTGTTCGTCATTGGGAAAGCCTCATCCAAAATCAAGCACCGCCCGGGAGCGGAGACCTGACTACTGAACACATGAGAAACGCCAGTCCCTCGAGCTCTACAAGCGGGCCGCATAATGGATTGCAGGAAATGAGGTCGCACCCTGCGGCAGAAGAACTAAATACGTCCCGACTGAGGGAGTATAGGTCGTCCTCGTGGCCGGCGCATGTCGAATCAGCCACGGGCTCTCCATCTGGGTCTGCGTCGGGATTAGGGGGGCAAGTGCCTCATGATACAGGATTCATGCTGCCTGCGGATTGGCTAGATGGGAA
Encoded proteins:
- a CDS encoding Fungal specific transcription factor, which translates into the protein MLTLWFAFNPTHKHKLTVAIVKIVASFETTKAELGYKFRLGLESALAEADFVRLPDVTLVQAFVIFLCLARRHDSPRYVWMMTGLAIRMGHAIGLHRDGSHFDHLSPYEVEIRRRVWWSLCLVDIRASEDQGTEFTIGDGSFDTKMPLNVNDEDLRPGKTDAIVERQYDTDMSFALGSFRTCRVTRQIMAAKIADGGPDVEKQNQLLDAFRDDIEKWGFSHHVRDFQTMSYWVGITVTHLVISKLALFIHLPVLFSSPSELFSDENRNKLLVAAIEVAEFNHALNAEAASRQWRWIIETYTHWHAIVYLLIETSRRPWSPVIERAWVALHSKWLIPAQFKTDNCLHVWIPLRKLMTRASLGRLRKAAVRRFLFVIGKASSKIKHRPGAET